In uncultured Desulfobacter sp., one DNA window encodes the following:
- a CDS encoding PilN domain-containing protein — protein MIRINLLPFRLARKKENIRRQVSIFFLSIALIILALGWVTFALDNKISQTRSEVARVKAESLKYKKKADKVTRIKKDLAILENKLAIVANLKKRRNEQQVLLEQLADRLEKTKMWLSSVAADTKAVSIKGIAFDNPTIAAFMRNLESSQMFGAVDLKRSQTKVIGGDIRLKAFEITCKKIQPAKPDKDGKSKKGKK, from the coding sequence ATGATACGAATTAATCTGTTGCCGTTCAGGCTTGCCAGAAAAAAGGAGAATATCCGTCGCCAGGTATCCATATTTTTCCTTTCCATTGCTTTGATTATTCTGGCACTGGGTTGGGTGACTTTTGCGCTGGATAATAAAATTAGTCAGACACGCAGTGAGGTTGCCCGGGTCAAGGCCGAAAGCCTAAAGTATAAAAAAAAGGCGGATAAGGTTACCCGCATTAAAAAAGATTTGGCGATTTTGGAGAATAAACTGGCCATCGTAGCGAATTTGAAAAAAAGAAGGAATGAACAGCAGGTATTGTTAGAGCAGTTGGCAGACAGACTTGAAAAAACAAAAATGTGGCTGTCCAGTGTGGCCGCAGATACCAAGGCCGTTTCTATAAAAGGGATTGCCTTTGATAACCCGACTATTGCCGCATTCATGAGAAATCTTGAAAGTTCTCAAATGTTTGGGGCCGTGGACTTAAAGCGGTCTCAGACAAAAGTCATTGGCGGTGATATTCGGTTAAAGGCCTTTGAAATAACTTGCAAAAAGATACAGCCTGCAAAGCCTGATAAGGACGGGAAGTCCAAAAAAGGGAAAAAATAA
- a CDS encoding type 4a pilus biogenesis protein PilO, whose protein sequence is MAGKKKDRTVKLSEKMDLLFEKIGALTRIQRLLICLGTLGIIGVGFYFLLLAPKLDALTAARQDLEKQNDLLASYKSKAKALEKVEAQMAQAREKFNIAMTALPDKRELPSLLDEISKAGRDAGLEVQLFAPQNMVTKTSYIEIPLSMTVSGRYHQMAEFFYRVAGLNRIVNMSTINMNRVSGKDAADRNTIQMKCVAVTYMFVEPKEDKNAGKKGKKRRKKR, encoded by the coding sequence ATGGCCGGGAAAAAGAAAGATCGCACTGTGAAGCTAAGTGAAAAAATGGATCTCCTGTTTGAAAAAATAGGCGCGTTGACAAGAATCCAACGCCTGCTTATCTGTCTGGGCACATTGGGTATCATTGGTGTCGGTTTTTATTTCCTGTTGCTTGCCCCAAAGCTTGATGCCCTTACGGCAGCCAGACAGGATTTGGAAAAACAAAACGATCTTTTAGCATCTTATAAAAGCAAAGCAAAGGCCCTTGAAAAGGTGGAAGCCCAGATGGCCCAAGCCCGGGAAAAGTTCAACATTGCCATGACCGCCCTGCCGGATAAAAGAGAACTGCCGTCCTTGCTGGATGAAATATCTAAGGCCGGAAGGGATGCCGGCCTCGAGGTCCAGCTGTTTGCGCCCCAGAACATGGTGACAAAGACCTCCTACATAGAGATCCCATTGTCCATGACGGTTTCCGGCCGTTATCATCAGATGGCCGAATTTTTTTACCGGGTTGCAGGACTCAATCGTATTGTCAATATGTCGACCATAAATATGAATCGGGTATCTGGAAAAGACGCGGCCGACAGGAATACGATTCAGATGAAATGCGTGGCCGTTACCTATATGTTTGTTGAACCCAAAGAAGATAAGAATGCTGGTAAGAAAGGCAAGAAGAGACGCAAAAAAAGGTAG
- a CDS encoding SPFH domain-containing protein, protein MGTDNLIFLEVLEWFDQTGQELVHRLPEKGSGEIKFGAQLIVRESQAAVFFYQGKAVGAFGPGRHTLKTANIPILTKIASLPWAMESPLKAEVFFANLKTFTNLKWGTRDPVAFKDKDLGLVRLRAFGVFNLKIVQPVLFINTLAGTQGIYTSADVSDYLNQVVVSRFNDYIGEKVSSIFDLPEHYDELGKGLAQRLREDFSAFGLALTHLYINAITPPPEVQQAIDDKSRLELFDDMNKLMQMKTAMAMEKIAENPQGIASDGAQAGLGLGLGMMLPGMFSQQMPSPAGQPAAQTAQTTSCPECQNQIPLDAKFCPQCGHQQVIFARCQYCGKNITPGTKFCPRCGKQVVEKTKEKICSNCGAKNLPDSMFCNQCGEKY, encoded by the coding sequence ATGGGAACCGATAACCTCATTTTCCTTGAAGTGCTGGAGTGGTTTGACCAAACCGGACAGGAGCTGGTTCACCGTCTGCCGGAAAAAGGTTCCGGCGAAATCAAATTCGGAGCCCAGCTTATTGTCCGGGAAAGCCAGGCTGCTGTCTTTTTCTACCAAGGCAAGGCCGTTGGTGCATTTGGTCCCGGACGACACACTTTAAAAACCGCAAATATTCCCATTTTGACAAAAATTGCAAGCCTACCATGGGCCATGGAAAGCCCACTGAAAGCGGAAGTCTTTTTTGCCAATCTAAAAACCTTTACCAACCTGAAATGGGGGACAAGGGATCCAGTGGCATTCAAGGACAAGGATCTGGGCCTGGTCAGGCTCAGGGCCTTTGGGGTCTTTAATTTGAAAATTGTCCAGCCGGTTCTGTTCATCAACACCCTGGCCGGCACCCAGGGCATTTATACAAGTGCCGATGTCAGCGATTATCTCAACCAGGTGGTGGTATCCAGGTTCAACGATTATATCGGAGAAAAGGTCTCTTCCATTTTTGATCTGCCCGAACATTACGATGAACTGGGAAAGGGACTGGCCCAGAGATTGCGTGAGGATTTCAGTGCATTCGGGCTGGCCCTGACCCATCTCTACATCAATGCCATTACCCCGCCCCCCGAGGTCCAGCAGGCCATTGATGATAAAAGCAGATTAGAGTTGTTTGATGACATGAATAAACTGATGCAGATGAAAACCGCCATGGCCATGGAAAAAATAGCTGAAAACCCGCAAGGGATTGCCTCGGACGGTGCCCAGGCAGGATTGGGATTAGGTCTTGGCATGATGCTGCCCGGCATGTTTTCCCAACAGATGCCTTCCCCGGCAGGACAACCGGCGGCCCAGACCGCACAGACCACAAGCTGCCCGGAGTGCCAAAACCAGATCCCTTTGGATGCAAAATTCTGTCCCCAGTGCGGTCACCAGCAGGTGATCTTTGCCCGTTGCCAATATTGCGGTAAAAACATCACACCCGGCACAAAATTCTGCCCCCGATGCGGAAAACAAGTTGTAGAGAAGACCAAAGAAAAAATATGCAGTAATTGCGGCGCAAAAAATCTGCCGGATTCAATGTTCTGTAACCAATGCGGAGAAAAATATTAG
- a CDS encoding pilus assembly protein PilP, with protein MQKIMKIFCVVGLGVLLLFVSACNEEPAPNPKITTPSQVVSKPISKSNPSAKKSAVSGDAEKKQASVSDVPPARNFVKNSQIGSGIDGSEGLQKTGISKPMAKYNSNNRVDPFVPLIAEKNVSAESDSSEDSKPKRTLTPLEKLALSQVKLVAVVEMQNRTIAMVEEATGKGYEVAVGTYIGPNGGRVTAITQEGIKIEEKAKDYQGKHHKRYEEIKFHKSEDGE; from the coding sequence ATGCAAAAAATAATGAAAATATTCTGTGTGGTTGGCTTGGGTGTCTTATTATTGTTCGTATCCGCTTGTAATGAGGAACCGGCCCCGAATCCAAAAATAACAACGCCAAGCCAGGTGGTTTCCAAACCTATTTCCAAATCAAATCCATCGGCAAAGAAATCTGCCGTTTCCGGGGATGCAGAGAAAAAACAGGCTTCGGTTTCTGATGTGCCCCCTGCCCGAAATTTTGTGAAAAATAGCCAGATTGGGAGCGGCATTGATGGTTCAGAGGGGTTACAAAAAACGGGTATCTCTAAGCCCATGGCAAAATATAACAGCAATAATCGGGTGGATCCCTTCGTTCCTTTGATAGCAGAAAAAAATGTTTCTGCCGAATCAGATTCCTCCGAGGATTCAAAGCCCAAAAGAACATTGACTCCTCTGGAAAAATTGGCCTTAAGCCAGGTTAAGCTGGTGGCGGTTGTTGAAATGCAGAACCGGACCATTGCCATGGTGGAAGAGGCTACCGGTAAAGGGTATGAGGTTGCCGTTGGTACGTATATCGGGCCAAATGGCGGTAGGGTGACCGCCATCACCCAGGAAGGAATTAAAATCGAAGAAAAAGCAAAAGATTATCAGGGAAAACATCATAAGCGGTATGAGGAGATTAAATTTCATAAAAGCGAGGATGGGGAATAA
- a CDS encoding SH3 domain-containing protein — translation MNRVKKEHILLISVCCLFIFLWVGIASASERLSVKSSVANLRNGSGTKYKVLWQVEKYHPFLVINKKKDWYEVKDFEGDTAWIHKTLLGKADTVISTKSKCNVRSKPDKSSDIVLRVERGVPFKVISRKGAWIKIEHADGEVGWIYKSLVW, via the coding sequence ATGAATCGTGTGAAAAAAGAACATATTTTATTAATTTCAGTTTGTTGCCTTTTTATTTTTCTGTGGGTCGGTATTGCGTCGGCCTCGGAACGGTTATCGGTGAAATCCTCTGTTGCAAATCTGAGAAACGGTTCGGGGACCAAGTATAAGGTGCTGTGGCAGGTGGAAAAATATCATCCTTTTCTTGTAATCAATAAAAAAAAAGATTGGTACGAGGTCAAGGATTTTGAAGGGGATACGGCCTGGATTCATAAAACCCTGCTGGGAAAAGCGGATACGGTGATTTCCACAAAATCAAAGTGCAATGTTCGCTCAAAACCTGATAAATCCAGCGACATTGTGCTCAGAGTTGAGAGGGGGGTTCCTTTCAAAGTGATCAGTCGTAAAGGGGCCTGGATTAAGATTGAGCATGCTGACGGCGAAGTCGGTTGGATATATAAAAGCTTGGTGTGGTAA
- a CDS encoding ATP-binding protein gives MKKKQQKDPGNSGTRPFVLVKAFTVSSLVVMLTATIVIAALNAHWVRKILLEKSKEYNRLLVENLNHQIFLRFVWPVVFKHGEIKLREPSQYRLLDTVVKSTLHSFHVEMVNIYATDNVIAYSLDKAQIGKKNAGGVHYEKAMNKEVISKLVQQGNWMELTFWFPKETKIVTFAPLMQEVQLTREKDRMVIGVIEIIRDVSDDYQQVFKLQGLIVVSCAIIMGILFLILRFVVKHGEKIIERRAEERLRLEEKLRQAEHLSAIGEMTAGVSHEIRNPLGIIKSSAQLMKKKMAKLDPSSSIPGIIVEESTRLDRIITDFLDFAKPKIADLRPCCLEDIIEKNIAFLSSSEEHNKIKIIREYPKNPSDILGDPAMLYQAFLNIFLNAFQAMDHENGSITITTWHEPGFVYAGFTDTGPGIDEEILKKIWTPFFTTKEMGTGLGLGIIKNIIQAHQGEISIANAEPCGTRVEIRLPAAP, from the coding sequence TTGAAAAAAAAGCAGCAGAAAGATCCCGGCAATTCCGGGACCCGACCTTTTGTCCTCGTCAAAGCCTTTACTGTCTCAAGCCTTGTTGTCATGCTGACGGCAACCATTGTTATTGCAGCGTTGAATGCCCACTGGGTAAGAAAAATACTGCTTGAGAAAAGTAAAGAATATAACCGGCTTTTAGTGGAGAATCTAAATCACCAGATCTTTTTAAGATTTGTCTGGCCTGTGGTTTTCAAACATGGAGAAATAAAATTGCGTGAACCTAGCCAGTATAGACTTCTTGACACGGTTGTTAAAAGCACCCTGCACAGTTTCCATGTCGAAATGGTCAATATATATGCAACAGACAATGTGATTGCCTATAGCCTGGATAAAGCTCAGATCGGTAAAAAAAATGCCGGTGGTGTCCACTATGAAAAAGCCATGAATAAAGAGGTGATTTCCAAACTGGTTCAGCAAGGCAACTGGATGGAATTGACGTTCTGGTTCCCCAAAGAAACAAAAATTGTCACCTTTGCCCCCTTGATGCAGGAAGTCCAACTCACCCGGGAAAAGGACAGGATGGTCATCGGCGTGATTGAAATTATCAGAGATGTATCGGACGATTATCAACAGGTTTTCAAACTCCAGGGATTGATCGTCGTCAGTTGCGCCATCATCATGGGCATTCTTTTCCTTATTCTTCGATTCGTGGTGAAACATGGAGAAAAAATTATTGAACGCAGGGCGGAAGAACGGCTCAGGCTTGAAGAAAAACTGCGTCAGGCAGAGCACCTGTCCGCAATCGGTGAAATGACGGCCGGTGTATCACACGAAATTCGCAACCCCTTAGGTATTATAAAAAGCTCAGCGCAGCTGATGAAAAAAAAGATGGCCAAATTGGACCCGAGCAGCAGCATCCCAGGGATAATTGTTGAAGAATCTACCCGTTTAGATCGCATCATCACAGATTTTCTTGATTTTGCAAAACCTAAAATCGCAGACTTAAGGCCCTGCTGCCTGGAAGACATTATAGAAAAAAACATCGCTTTTTTATCGTCTTCAGAGGAGCACAATAAGATCAAAATTATCCGGGAGTACCCAAAAAACCCTTCTGATATTCTCGGCGACCCAGCCATGCTCTACCAGGCATTTTTAAATATTTTTCTAAATGCATTTCAGGCCATGGACCATGAAAATGGAAGCATCACCATTACCACATGGCATGAGCCGGGATTTGTTTATGCCGGTTTTACAGATACGGGACCGGGCATTGACGAAGAAATTTTAAAAAAAATTTGGACGCCCTTTTTTACCACCAAGGAAATGGGAACGGGCTTAGGGCTTGGCATTATTAAAAACATTATTCAAGCGCACCAGGGAGAAATCAGCATAGCCAATGCGGAACCCTGTGGTACCAGGGTGGAAATACGCCTGCCCGCAGCGCCGTAA
- the pilM gene encoding type IV pilus assembly protein PilM → MIFGKKDHLVGLDIGAAFVKVAELKTTKKGPVLHKFGTAKVPEGMIQEGRVADMEGLAEIIRSLFQSQKIKEKNVALSTGGHSVVVKTISTSKVPDEQLHRNIRAEAEQYIPYDIDDVNIDYQIIGDSEFSAEQMNVLLVAVRQDLVAEYVELIRMAGLNPVIIDVDAFALQNIYETLPDVDHDRITLLLDVGASKTSVNILENNNSRMMRDMTNGCEQLVSVVSERLEIDREKALQIIMGEVDYPESEQALEELYEMVVGNWCSDICEVVYTFESSPGNARVENIIVSGGGGFIDLLTEKLTNELKVTVSKINPFAGLVSDSKELGELGAYQLLAPIALGLAMRRVNDK, encoded by the coding sequence ATGATATTCGGAAAAAAAGATCACCTTGTCGGTTTAGACATCGGGGCTGCTTTTGTGAAAGTAGCCGAACTAAAGACGACCAAAAAAGGCCCCGTTCTTCATAAATTCGGCACTGCAAAGGTTCCCGAAGGAATGATTCAGGAGGGCCGGGTTGCCGATATGGAGGGACTGGCTGAAATTATTCGTTCCTTATTCCAGTCTCAGAAAATCAAGGAAAAGAATGTAGCGCTTTCAACCGGCGGTCATTCAGTGGTGGTGAAGACCATCAGCACATCAAAGGTTCCGGATGAGCAGCTGCATCGAAATATCCGGGCTGAAGCTGAGCAATATATCCCATACGACATAGATGATGTTAATATTGATTATCAGATTATAGGGGACAGCGAGTTTTCAGCGGAACAAATGAATGTGCTTCTTGTCGCGGTGAGACAGGATTTGGTGGCTGAATATGTCGAGCTGATTCGTATGGCAGGACTTAATCCCGTTATTATTGACGTGGACGCGTTTGCGCTTCAAAATATTTATGAAACCCTTCCCGATGTTGATCATGATCGTATAACCCTGTTGCTGGATGTCGGGGCCTCCAAAACGAGTGTGAATATACTTGAGAATAACAATTCCAGGATGATGCGGGATATGACCAATGGATGTGAGCAGCTCGTTTCCGTTGTCAGTGAACGACTTGAAATTGACCGGGAAAAGGCATTGCAGATCATTATGGGCGAGGTCGATTATCCGGAATCCGAACAGGCGTTGGAGGAACTTTATGAAATGGTTGTCGGCAACTGGTGTTCGGATATCTGCGAGGTGGTATATACTTTTGAGTCCAGCCCCGGTAATGCCCGGGTGGAAAATATTATTGTCAGCGGCGGGGGCGGCTTCATCGACCTGCTGACTGAAAAATTGACTAACGAGCTGAAGGTAACGGTGTCAAAGATTAATCCCTTTGCCGGACTGGTCAGCGATTCAAAAGAACTTGGCGAGCTGGGAGCGTATCAGCTTCTGGCCCCCATTGCACTGGGGCTTGCCATGAGACGGGTGAATGATAAATGA
- a CDS encoding sigma-54 dependent transcriptional regulator: protein MEKILIVDDEKHYPMIIGEVLSEEGYTPFTASSGMEALDILTSQPIDLVLSDVKMPGMSGIDLLEKAKQIKPDLPVIIMTAFGSVEKAVEAMHKGAYTFILKPFENEALIAHIAKALSMSKIVRENTLLKDAIQSRYQFDNIIGKSKPMQGLYEIIKKVAPTSASVLVGGESGTGKELVAKSIHYNSMRKDRPLVAVNCSAFAESLLESELFGHEKGAFTGAVGMKKGRFEMADKGTLFLDEIGELPMPLQVKLLRVLQERTVERVGGTVSIPVDFRLIAATNKILEDEVKKGNFREDLYYRLNVVKANIPPLRDRLEDIPLLINHFIKKYTQGPEAAGIVTDIDKEAVQRLCDYEWKGNVRELENVIERAVILAPGSIITVSDLPSKIRSPISGTLQLEGIPDGVGLSETLAAVEKRMILRAMKKAGNVQTKAAKLLGIGKSGLNQKLKKFNIDKELNLHNK, encoded by the coding sequence ATGGAAAAGATATTGATTGTTGATGACGAAAAACACTACCCAATGATTATAGGCGAGGTCCTGTCGGAAGAAGGCTATACCCCGTTCACCGCGTCAAGCGGTATGGAAGCACTGGACATTTTAACGTCTCAACCCATTGACCTGGTTCTATCCGATGTCAAAATGCCGGGCATGTCCGGCATTGACCTGTTGGAAAAGGCCAAACAGATCAAACCGGATCTTCCGGTGATCATAATGACAGCATTCGGCAGCGTGGAAAAGGCTGTGGAGGCCATGCACAAGGGGGCCTACACCTTTATTTTAAAACCGTTTGAAAACGAAGCGCTCATTGCTCATATTGCCAAAGCACTGTCCATGTCCAAAATTGTCCGGGAGAACACGCTTCTAAAAGATGCCATCCAGTCCCGATACCAATTTGACAACATCATTGGTAAAAGCAAGCCCATGCAGGGGCTATACGAAATCATCAAAAAGGTGGCCCCGACCAGTGCCTCGGTGCTCGTTGGAGGAGAAAGCGGCACCGGCAAGGAACTTGTGGCCAAATCGATTCATTACAACAGCATGCGCAAAGATCGGCCCCTGGTTGCGGTGAATTGCTCGGCCTTTGCTGAATCCCTTCTGGAAAGCGAACTTTTCGGGCATGAAAAAGGGGCGTTCACCGGAGCGGTGGGGATGAAAAAAGGCCGGTTTGAAATGGCAGACAAAGGCACCCTTTTTCTGGATGAAATTGGAGAGTTACCCATGCCGCTCCAGGTTAAACTGTTGCGGGTGCTCCAGGAACGTACCGTGGAGCGGGTTGGCGGCACCGTAAGTATACCCGTGGATTTCAGGCTCATTGCGGCGACCAACAAAATCCTGGAAGATGAAGTCAAAAAAGGCAACTTCAGAGAAGACCTGTACTATCGTCTCAACGTCGTAAAAGCCAATATTCCCCCCTTGCGTGACAGACTGGAGGACATTCCTTTGCTTATTAATCATTTCATAAAAAAATACACCCAGGGGCCGGAGGCTGCCGGAATCGTCACCGATATTGACAAAGAAGCCGTCCAGCGGCTGTGTGACTATGAGTGGAAAGGCAATGTCAGGGAGCTGGAGAATGTCATTGAAAGGGCTGTCATCCTGGCCCCGGGCAGCATAATCACAGTCTCAGACCTTCCTTCCAAGATCCGCAGCCCCATATCCGGCACACTTCAGCTTGAGGGCATTCCTGATGGCGTAGGCCTATCCGAAACCCTTGCCGCAGTGGAAAAAAGGATGATCCTGCGGGCAATGAAGAAGGCAGGTAACGTCCAGACCAAAGCAGCAAAGCTCCTTGGTATCGGGAAAAGCGGATTGAATCAAAAATTAAAAAAATTTAATATAGACAAGGAGTTAAATCTTCATAATAAATAA
- a CDS encoding FeoA domain-containing protein, with amino-acid sequence MPDRHQQEKEQFRRLFGQRGFDRFEERFQILESFLKLEGHVSLAQIADQVRQDGLRVGNEFLQQCMDQLCRFGFASQVLFDRDETILYEHRHLGVHHDHMVCTQCGAIIEFNDDALEDLQEKLAAEYGFFMLQHKMEIYGLCGQCMAQRDDLIPLSRARIGERVEIVNVAAGRKMQMRFASMGLRTGIFVEIISNAIGGQIVIASDCNRLILCAGMAVKIWVRPEKRSEGASNDVTGAAFLPFSNESLPIFRMASGKQGSIAKVNGGHFSRRRLGKMGFHPGVVVRVINNSASSDSIEVMVRGHRCSLSEKDASKIFVENITP; translated from the coding sequence ATGCCGGATCGGCATCAGCAGGAAAAAGAGCAGTTCCGCCGCCTTTTTGGCCAGCGGGGATTCGACCGTTTTGAGGAGCGGTTCCAGATACTGGAGTCCTTTTTAAAATTGGAAGGCCATGTCAGTCTCGCCCAAATTGCCGATCAGGTCAGGCAGGATGGCCTGCGTGTGGGTAATGAATTCCTCCAGCAGTGCATGGATCAGCTGTGCCGGTTCGGATTTGCCAGTCAAGTGTTGTTTGACCGGGATGAAACCATTCTCTACGAACATCGTCATCTCGGGGTGCATCATGATCATATGGTCTGCACGCAATGCGGCGCAATTATTGAGTTCAATGATGACGCATTAGAGGACCTTCAGGAAAAACTTGCTGCCGAATACGGTTTTTTCATGCTCCAGCATAAGATGGAGATTTATGGCCTTTGTGGGCAGTGTATGGCCCAAAGAGACGATTTAATACCCTTGTCCCGAGCAAGAATCGGAGAACGGGTTGAAATCGTCAATGTGGCTGCCGGCAGGAAAATGCAGATGCGATTCGCCTCCATGGGGCTTCGCACGGGTATTTTTGTTGAAATTATTTCCAATGCCATTGGGGGGCAGATTGTCATTGCATCAGATTGCAATCGGCTGATTCTGTGCGCAGGAATGGCCGTAAAAATCTGGGTTCGCCCAGAAAAGAGATCCGAGGGGGCATCCAATGATGTTACTGGAGCAGCCTTCCTGCCGTTTTCCAACGAGTCTCTGCCGATTTTTCGGATGGCTTCAGGGAAACAAGGAAGTATTGCTAAAGTAAACGGTGGGCACTTTTCACGGCGGCGGCTGGGCAAGATGGGGTTTCATCCGGGTGTCGTTGTTCGGGTAATCAATAACAGCGCGTCGTCCGATTCCATTGAGGTTATGGTGCGAGGACATCGGTGTTCTCTGTCGGAAAAGGATGCCTCGAAAATTTTTGTTGAGAATATCACACCGTAA
- a CDS encoding tRNA-dihydrouridine synthase family protein has translation MTQSIFETTIEPTVSTAQDLTQYLLRPLAIGNKTISNRMVLAPMAGLGHIAFRQLVTQFSGFGLLFTGMCSAKAVPHENPKVSHIFSWRPEELNHTVCQIFGAEPEIMARAARRIDAEGFFGVDLNFGCSVAAICKKGCGAALLKTPEKAVSIVAAVRKAVSCPVFVKFRTGWQDDPNFPVTMARAFEDAGADALTFHPRVAPDRRSRRPKWELIGKVRNAVTIPVFGNGNLFAPEHGIKMIRETRCQGLSIGRMAVARPWIFAQWTKGLKPEPSIYMETALEMARLLSNHYEDHFALKMFKKFAPYFCANFKFSNAILKSLIRTENMNELYDNIRQLLDPPPQTLTLPNINLFV, from the coding sequence ATGACACAATCGATTTTTGAAACAACAATAGAACCCACCGTCAGCACGGCCCAAGACCTGACCCAATATTTGCTCAGACCTCTTGCCATCGGCAACAAAACCATTTCCAATCGAATGGTGCTTGCACCCATGGCAGGACTGGGGCATATCGCGTTCAGACAGCTTGTGACCCAATTTTCAGGATTCGGCCTGCTCTTTACCGGCATGTGCTCGGCCAAAGCCGTTCCCCATGAAAACCCCAAAGTATCCCATATATTTTCCTGGCGGCCCGAGGAACTGAACCACACGGTTTGCCAGATATTTGGGGCAGAACCTGAAATTATGGCCCGGGCTGCCCGGCGCATTGATGCTGAAGGATTCTTCGGGGTGGACCTGAATTTCGGCTGTTCCGTTGCAGCGATTTGTAAAAAAGGGTGCGGAGCCGCGCTTTTAAAAACGCCGGAGAAAGCCGTCAGCATTGTAGCTGCAGTCAGAAAGGCGGTGTCATGCCCGGTTTTTGTTAAATTCAGAACCGGATGGCAGGATGATCCAAACTTCCCAGTGACCATGGCCCGGGCCTTTGAGGATGCGGGGGCAGATGCCTTGACCTTTCACCCCCGGGTCGCTCCGGACAGAAGAAGCCGGCGGCCCAAGTGGGAGCTGATTGGAAAAGTTCGCAATGCCGTCACCATTCCCGTGTTTGGTAACGGGAACCTGTTTGCCCCGGAACACGGGATCAAAATGATCCGGGAAACCCGCTGTCAGGGACTATCCATAGGCAGAATGGCCGTGGCCCGGCCCTGGATTTTTGCCCAGTGGACAAAAGGTCTCAAACCGGAACCATCCATCTATATGGAAACTGCTCTGGAGATGGCAAGGCTTTTAAGCAATCATTACGAAGACCATTTTGCCCTGAAGATGTTTAAAAAATTTGCCCCGTATTTCTGCGCCAATTTCAAATTCTCCAACGCCATTTTGAAATCCCTGATACGGACTGAAAATATGAACGAACTTTACGACAACATACGGCAGCTTCTGGACCCACCGCCCCAGACATTGACCCTGCCCAATATTAATCTGTTTGTCTGA